ATCTCGTTGTACGCCTCGCGCCAGGCGGGAATGTCATTGACTGAATGCAGGTGGCCGACGATGCCCCAGGCGCGGCCGAAGGGCTCCAGGCCATCGGACAGCGCACCGGCAAAGTCCTTCCAAGTGGCCGGCGTCGTGTCGGCAGTCAGGCGTTCGATCAGCGCACGGCCGGCGGTCAAGAGCGATTCGATGGCCGGTTTGACGTGTTCGGGCTGAACAGTGTCGAAGCGTGGCAGGTCGGAGAAATCGAGCAAGGGATTGGTGGTCGTCATTTTTATATTCCAGGCAAGAAAAACGGGCGGTCAGGCCGCCCGTCGAATCTGGGGGCAGAACCCCTATTCTACAAGCTCGCGGTAGGCATGCCACGAGGCATGGCCGAGAATCGGCATGATGACGATCAGACCGAACAACAAGCTGGCGAAACCAAGCAGGGTCAGGGCGACAAGCAGTGCCGCCCACAGCAGCAAGGGCCCGGCATTACGGGCGAAGGTGCGCAGGCTGGTCATCATGGCGGTGGCGACATCGGCATTACGGTCGAGCATCAGCGGTACCGAAACAACGGCCAGTGCATAGGCGAAGAGGGCCAGAACACCGCCCAGCGCAAACCAGGTGGCGGTGAACGCCAGGTGCTCGCCGCCGAAAATGACCTGTTTAAGATAAACGCTGGCATTGGGTGCCGAGGTGACGCCGATCATGGCGAAGGACATGGCGGAAAAACGCTCCCACATCAGGGCGATCAGGGCAAGGATCAAACCGAACAGGGCCAGTGACCGCCCGTTGCGTGCGAAACACTTGAGCGAGTCAATGAACAGTATTTTTTCTCCGGCTTCATGGCGCCGGCTTAATTCATAGAGCCCGGCCGCCAGCAGCGGCGCGATCAGGAAGAAGCCGGAGATCGAGACGGTGAGCAGATGCGGTGTCTGGAGGAATGCGAGGATGATCAGATCGCCGCCCAGTGCGAACAGCAGGCCATAGGCCAGAGAGGGGAGCGGGTTGGCGCGCACATCCTGCCAGCCGGCTGTGAGCCATGCCAG
The Betaproteobacteria bacterium DNA segment above includes these coding regions:
- a CDS encoding DUF2189 domain-containing protein; protein product: MNDRSKPLSPSGTTLPGIQRIGMGRPLAWLTAGWQDVRANPLPSLAYGLLFALGGDLIILAFLQTPHLLTVSISGFFLIAPLLAAGLYELSRRHEAGEKILFIDSLKCFARNGRSLALFGLILALIALMWERFSAMSFAMIGVTSAPNASVYLKQVIFGGEHLAFTATWFALGGVLALFAYALAVVSVPLMLDRNADVATAMMTSLRTFARNAGPLLLWAALLVALTLLGFASLLFGLIVIMPILGHASWHAYRELVE